One Spiribacter halobius DNA segment encodes these proteins:
- the gap gene encoding type I glyceraldehyde-3-phosphate dehydrogenase produces the protein MAIKVGINGYGRIGRNVLRALYESGRSDEIRVVAINDLGDAETNAHLTRFDTAHGRFPGTVEVSDGNLVVNGDAIRVLAERDPAKLPWGDLGVDVVLECTGLFASKEKASAHLQGGAKKVIISAPAGKEVDASVVYGVNHHVLRPEHQVISNASCTTNCLAPIVKPLHERIGLEQGLMTTVHAYTNDQVLTDVYHKDLRRARSATMSQIPTKTGAAAMVGLVMPELDGRLDGYAIRIPTINVSIVDLTFTAARETSVKEVNSILREAAEGELKGVLAYNEAPLVSVDFNHDPHSSIFDATLTKVGGGRLVKACAWYDNEWGFSNRMLDTTVALMNAR, from the coding sequence ATGGCGATCAAGGTTGGCATCAACGGCTATGGGCGCATCGGCCGCAACGTGCTGCGCGCGCTGTACGAGTCGGGGCGCAGCGACGAGATCCGCGTGGTGGCGATCAACGACCTCGGCGACGCCGAGACCAACGCCCACCTCACCCGCTTCGACACCGCCCACGGCCGCTTCCCGGGGACCGTGGAGGTGAGCGACGGCAATCTCGTGGTCAACGGCGACGCCATCCGCGTGCTGGCCGAGCGCGATCCCGCGAAGCTTCCCTGGGGCGATCTCGGGGTGGACGTGGTGCTGGAGTGCACCGGCCTGTTCGCGAGCAAGGAGAAGGCCTCCGCGCACCTGCAGGGCGGCGCGAAGAAGGTGATCATCTCCGCACCGGCGGGCAAGGAGGTGGACGCCTCCGTGGTCTACGGCGTCAACCACCACGTGCTGCGCCCCGAGCACCAGGTGATCTCCAACGCCTCCTGCACCACCAACTGCCTCGCGCCCATCGTCAAGCCGCTGCACGAGCGCATCGGCCTCGAGCAGGGCCTGATGACCACGGTGCATGCCTACACCAACGACCAGGTCCTCACCGACGTCTACCACAAGGATCTGCGCCGGGCCCGCAGCGCGACCATGTCGCAGATCCCGACCAAGACGGGCGCCGCCGCCATGGTGGGCCTGGTGATGCCGGAGCTGGACGGCCGCCTGGACGGCTACGCCATCCGCATCCCCACCATCAACGTCTCCATCGTGGATCTCACCTTCACCGCCGCCCGCGAGACGAGCGTGAAGGAGGTGAACAGCATCCTGCGCGAGGCCGCGGAGGGCGAGCTCAAGGGTGTGCTCGCGTACAACGAGGCACCGCTGGTGTCCGTGGACTTCAACCACGACCCGCACTCGTCGATCTTCGACGCCACCCTCACCAAGGTGGGCGGCGGCCGCCTGGTCAAGGCCTGCGCCTGGTATGACAACGAGTGGGGCTTCTCCAACCGCATGCTCGACACCACGGTCGCGCTCATGAACGCGCGCTGA
- the ahcY gene encoding adenosylhomocysteinase, translating to MNAVVETKQQDCVIADASLAPWGRKEIAIAETEMPGLVALREKYGKEKPLAGARIAGSLHMTIQTAVLIETLQALGAEVRWASCNIYSTQDHAAAAIAAEGVPVFAYKGETLEEYWEYTHRILEWPDGEPNMILDDGGDATLAVTLGAKAEQDPSVLDNPGSDEERALFAAIRKRLKDKPGFYGRVQKAIRGVTEETTTGVKRLYEMEKAGTLPFPAINVNDSVTKSKFDNLYGCRESLVDGIKRATDVMIAGKIAVVAGYGDVGKGCAQSLKALGATVWVTEIDPICALQAAMEGYRVVTMEEAAPLADIFVTATGNFHVIGHDHMAAMKNEAIVCNIGHFDNEIDVSSLRQYEWDNIKPQVDHITFPDGKRLILLAEGRLVNLGCATGHPSFVMSASFTNQVLAQMALHGNQGEYGNQVYVLPKHLDEEVARLHLEKIGAHITRLSEEQANYIGVPMQGPFKPEHYRY from the coding sequence ATGAACGCTGTCGTTGAGACCAAGCAGCAGGACTGCGTCATCGCCGATGCGTCCCTCGCACCCTGGGGGCGCAAGGAGATCGCCATCGCCGAGACGGAGATGCCCGGGCTGGTGGCACTGCGCGAGAAGTACGGCAAGGAGAAGCCGCTCGCCGGCGCCCGCATTGCCGGCTCGCTGCACATGACCATCCAGACCGCGGTCCTGATCGAGACCCTGCAGGCCCTGGGCGCCGAGGTGCGCTGGGCCTCCTGCAACATCTACTCGACCCAGGACCACGCCGCCGCGGCCATCGCCGCCGAGGGCGTGCCGGTCTTCGCCTACAAGGGCGAGACCCTGGAAGAGTACTGGGAGTACACCCACCGCATCCTCGAATGGCCGGACGGCGAGCCGAACATGATCCTGGACGACGGCGGCGACGCGACACTGGCCGTCACCCTCGGCGCCAAGGCCGAGCAGGATCCGTCGGTGCTGGACAACCCGGGCAGCGACGAGGAGCGCGCGCTGTTCGCCGCCATCCGCAAGCGCCTGAAGGACAAGCCGGGCTTCTACGGTCGGGTCCAGAAGGCCATCCGCGGGGTCACCGAGGAGACCACCACCGGCGTCAAGCGACTGTACGAGATGGAGAAGGCCGGGACGCTGCCCTTCCCCGCCATCAACGTCAACGACTCGGTCACCAAGTCCAAGTTCGACAACCTCTACGGCTGCCGTGAGTCGCTGGTGGACGGCATCAAGCGCGCCACCGACGTGATGATCGCCGGCAAGATCGCCGTGGTGGCCGGCTATGGTGACGTCGGCAAGGGCTGCGCCCAGAGCCTGAAGGCCCTCGGCGCCACCGTGTGGGTCACCGAGATCGACCCCATCTGCGCGCTGCAGGCGGCGATGGAGGGCTACCGCGTGGTCACGATGGAGGAGGCCGCACCGCTGGCGGACATCTTCGTCACCGCCACCGGCAACTTCCACGTCATCGGTCACGACCACATGGCGGCGATGAAGAACGAGGCCATCGTCTGCAACATCGGCCACTTCGACAACGAGATCGACGTCTCGAGCCTGCGCCAGTACGAGTGGGACAACATCAAGCCGCAGGTGGACCACATCACCTTCCCTGACGGCAAGCGGCTGATCCTGCTCGCCGAGGGCCGGCTGGTGAACCTCGGCTGCGCCACCGGCCACCCGAGCTTCGTGATGTCGGCGAGCTTCACCAACCAGGTGCTGGCGCAGATGGCCCTGCACGGCAACCAGGGCGAGTACGGCAACCAGGTGTACGTCCTGCCGAAGCACCTGGACGAGGAGGTGGCGCGCCTGCATCTAGAGAAGATCGGCGCGCACATCACCCGCCTCAGCGAGGAGCAGGCCAACTACATCGGCGTGCCGATGCAGGGCCCGTTCAAGCCCGAACACTACCGCTACTGA
- the tkt gene encoding transketolase has product MPARRELANAIRALAMDAVQRAKSGHPGAPMGMADIAEVLWNDFLRHNPANPHWPNRDRFVLSNGHGSMLQYALLHLSGYEVSIDDIKAFRQLGSRTPGHPEVGYTPGVETTTGPLGQGLANAVGMALGEKVLGAQFNRPGHTLVDHHTYVFLGDGCLMEGVSHEACSLAGTLGLGKLIGVYDDNGISIDGKVEGWFTDDTPRRFEAYGWHVIRDVDGHDAEAVKAALESARAETERPTLICANTVIGFGAPNVCGSHGVHGAPLGDDEIQASREFLGWEHAPFHIPGEVYAGWNARERGAAAEAEWQERLDAYRRAHPELAREFERRLAGDLPARFAEHADALIQRLQAEGKSDASRKHSQAVLNGLGPYLPELIGGSADLTGSNNTWWEDCTPVTAGDGDGNYVFYGVREFGMTAVMNGLALHGGFVPYGGTFLVFSDYARNAVRMAALMGVRSILVYTHDSIGLGEDGPTHQPVEQLPSLRLIPNLHVWRPCDVTETAVAWRAGLERRDGPVALALSRQKLPHQPRDAEQVRAIARGGYVLSEPDGGPEAIVMASGSEVGLAVDAAQALAQEGRRVRVVSVPCIEVFLAQDADYREAVLPAAVTARVAVEAAIPSSWLPLTGAGGTLVGLEGFGESAPGQAVYEHFGLTAERVAEALRGQL; this is encoded by the coding sequence ATGCCTGCTCGCCGCGAACTCGCCAATGCCATCCGCGCCCTCGCCATGGACGCCGTCCAGCGGGCCAAGTCGGGCCACCCCGGCGCGCCCATGGGCATGGCGGACATTGCCGAGGTGCTCTGGAACGACTTCCTGCGGCACAACCCCGCCAACCCGCACTGGCCGAACCGGGACCGCTTCGTCCTCTCCAACGGCCACGGCTCCATGCTGCAGTACGCGCTGCTGCACCTCTCCGGCTACGAGGTCAGCATCGACGACATCAAGGCCTTCCGCCAGCTCGGCTCCAGGACGCCGGGGCATCCGGAGGTGGGCTACACGCCGGGGGTGGAGACCACCACCGGGCCGCTCGGCCAGGGGCTGGCCAATGCGGTGGGCATGGCGCTCGGCGAGAAGGTGCTGGGCGCGCAGTTCAACCGGCCGGGCCACACGCTGGTGGACCACCACACCTATGTCTTCCTCGGCGACGGCTGCCTGATGGAAGGCGTCTCCCACGAGGCCTGCTCGCTCGCCGGCACGCTCGGCCTCGGCAAGCTCATCGGCGTCTACGACGACAACGGCATCTCCATCGACGGCAAGGTGGAGGGCTGGTTCACCGACGACACCCCGCGCCGCTTCGAGGCCTACGGCTGGCACGTCATCCGTGACGTGGACGGCCACGACGCCGAGGCAGTGAAGGCGGCGCTGGAGTCCGCCCGCGCCGAGACCGAGCGGCCGACGCTGATCTGCGCCAACACGGTGATCGGCTTCGGCGCCCCCAACGTCTGCGGCAGCCACGGCGTCCACGGCGCGCCCCTCGGCGACGACGAGATCCAGGCGAGCCGCGAGTTCCTCGGCTGGGAGCACGCGCCCTTCCACATCCCCGGCGAGGTCTACGCCGGCTGGAACGCGCGCGAGCGCGGGGCCGCCGCCGAGGCCGAGTGGCAGGAGCGCCTGGACGCCTATCGCCGCGCCCATCCCGAGCTCGCCCGGGAGTTCGAGCGCCGCCTCGCCGGCGATCTGCCGGCCCGCTTCGCCGAGCACGCCGATGCGCTCATCCAGCGCCTGCAAGCGGAAGGCAAGAGCGACGCCAGCCGCAAGCACTCGCAGGCGGTGCTGAACGGGCTCGGGCCGTACCTGCCGGAGCTGATCGGCGGGTCTGCCGACCTGACCGGCTCCAACAACACCTGGTGGGAGGACTGCACGCCGGTCACCGCCGGCGACGGCGACGGCAACTACGTCTTCTACGGCGTGCGTGAGTTCGGGATGACGGCGGTCATGAACGGCCTCGCCCTGCACGGCGGCTTCGTCCCCTATGGGGGCACGTTCCTGGTGTTCTCCGACTATGCGCGCAACGCCGTGCGCATGGCGGCGCTCATGGGCGTGCGCAGTATCCTGGTCTACACCCACGATTCCATCGGCCTCGGCGAGGATGGGCCTACCCATCAGCCGGTGGAGCAGCTGCCGAGCCTGCGGCTGATCCCCAACCTGCACGTCTGGCGACCCTGCGACGTTACCGAAACCGCCGTCGCCTGGCGCGCGGGGCTGGAGCGCCGGGACGGGCCGGTGGCGCTTGCGCTGTCGCGCCAGAAGCTGCCGCACCAGCCCCGGGACGCGGAGCAGGTGCGGGCCATCGCCCGCGGCGGCTACGTGCTGAGCGAGCCGGACGGCGGGCCCGAGGCCATCGTCATGGCAAGCGGCTCCGAGGTGGGGCTTGCCGTGGACGCGGCGCAGGCGCTGGCACAGGAGGGCCGCCGCGTGCGCGTGGTCTCGGTGCCCTGCATCGAGGTCTTTCTCGCTCAGGATGCCGACTACCGGGAAGCCGTGCTGCCGGCGGCGGTCACCGCCCGGGTGGCCGTGGAGGCGGCGATTCCGAGCAGCTGGCTGCCGCTCACCGGCGCCGGCGGTACACTCGTGGGCCTCGAGGGCTTTGGCGAGTCCGCACCCGGCCAGGCGGTGTACGAGCATTTCGGGCTGACCGCGGAGCGGGTCGCAGAGGCGCTGCGCGGGCAGCTGTAA
- the pyk gene encoding pyruvate kinase, protein MRQTKIVATLGPATSDRQSLAAIIAAGVNVVRMNLSHGDHDEHRTRVSVLREAAGAADRVVGVLCDLQGPKIRIERFQGGTVNLDNGQAFFLDPSHPADAGTAEGVGVAYQGLPDDVAPDDILLLADGLIRLRVERIEGKRIHTRVETGGELSDRKGINRLGGGLSVRALTDKDRADIRLAAELEADYLAVSFPRDAADIEEARELLRAAGGHAGIVAKIERHEAVAALPEIMEAADAVMIARGDLAVEIGDAELPGVQKRIMRLARERDCVVITATQMMQSMVDNPMPTRAEVLDVANAVLDGTDAVMLSEETAVGHYPAETVAAMARVCVGAEAYADETRPTIPSLQEPRFQRIDETIAKTAIAAANSLGVAAIAAMTESGATVMWMSRIGTDIPVYALSEQPRTRTKVTLYRGVHPISFDPTMRDHDTVTQEAIAELTRRGAVHDGDLVLITKGDLAGVRGGTNEMKIVRAGDV, encoded by the coding sequence ATCCGTCAGACCAAGATCGTCGCCACCCTGGGCCCGGCCACCAGCGACCGCCAGTCGCTCGCGGCCATCATCGCCGCCGGGGTGAACGTGGTCCGCATGAATCTCTCCCACGGCGACCACGATGAGCACCGCACTCGGGTCAGCGTGCTGCGCGAGGCCGCGGGCGCCGCCGACCGCGTCGTCGGCGTGCTCTGCGACCTGCAGGGCCCGAAGATCCGCATCGAGCGCTTCCAGGGGGGCACGGTCAATCTCGACAATGGCCAGGCGTTCTTCCTTGACCCCTCACACCCGGCCGACGCGGGCACTGCCGAGGGCGTCGGCGTCGCCTATCAGGGCCTGCCCGACGACGTCGCCCCCGACGACATCCTGCTGCTCGCCGACGGGCTCATCCGTCTGCGCGTGGAGCGCATCGAGGGCAAGCGTATCCATACCCGGGTCGAGACCGGCGGCGAGCTCTCCGACCGCAAGGGCATCAACCGTCTCGGCGGCGGCCTCTCCGTACGCGCCCTGACCGACAAGGACCGCGCCGACATCCGCCTGGCGGCGGAGCTGGAGGCCGACTACCTGGCCGTCTCCTTCCCGCGGGACGCGGCCGACATCGAGGAGGCCCGGGAGCTGCTGCGCGCCGCCGGCGGCCATGCCGGAATCGTCGCCAAGATCGAGCGCCACGAGGCGGTGGCGGCGCTGCCGGAGATCATGGAGGCCGCGGATGCGGTGATGATCGCCCGCGGCGATCTGGCCGTGGAGATCGGCGATGCCGAGCTGCCCGGTGTCCAGAAGCGCATCATGCGCCTCGCCCGCGAGCGGGACTGCGTGGTGATCACCGCCACCCAGATGATGCAGTCCATGGTGGACAACCCCATGCCCACTCGAGCCGAGGTGCTGGACGTGGCCAATGCGGTCCTGGACGGTACCGACGCGGTCATGCTCTCGGAGGAGACCGCCGTCGGCCACTATCCGGCGGAGACCGTGGCCGCCATGGCCCGGGTCTGCGTCGGCGCCGAGGCCTATGCGGACGAGACGCGCCCGACCATCCCCTCGCTGCAGGAGCCGCGCTTCCAGCGCATCGACGAGACCATCGCCAAGACCGCCATCGCCGCCGCCAACAGCCTGGGCGTCGCCGCCATCGCCGCGATGACCGAGTCCGGCGCCACGGTGATGTGGATGTCCCGCATCGGCACGGATATCCCCGTCTACGCCCTCTCCGAGCAGCCCCGCACCCGCACCAAGGTCACCCTCTACCGCGGCGTGCACCCCATCAGCTTCGACCCCACCATGCGCGACCACGACACCGTCACCCAGGAGGCCATCGCCGAGCTCACCCGCCGCGGCGCCGTCCACGACGGTGATCTGGTGCTGATCACCAAGGGCGATCTCGCCGGGGTGCGTGGGGGGACGAACGAGATGAAGATCGTTCGCGCGGGGGACGTCTAG
- the metK gene encoding methionine adenosyltransferase yields MSKQHLFTSESVSEGHPDKVADQISDAVLDAIIAEDPNARVACETLVKTGMVIIAGEITTSAWIDLEELTRRTVSEIGYDSADVGFDGATCAVLNAIGKQSPDIAQGVDRERDESQGAGDQGMMFGYACNETDVLMPAPITYAHRLVQRQSEVRRRGVLPWLRPDAKSQVTFVYEDGRPVAVDTVVLSTQHDASISQADLKEAVMEEIIRPVLPAQWLGESTRYFINPTGKFVIGGPVGDCGLTGRKIIVDTYGGMARHGGGAFSGKDPSKVDRSAAYAARYVAKNIVAAGLADKCEIQLSYAIGVAEPTSISVETFGTGQISEQRLVELVRELFDLRPFGILRMLDLVRPIYRPTSVYGHFGREEESFTWERTDKADTLRQAAGL; encoded by the coding sequence ATGTCGAAACAGCATCTGTTCACCTCGGAGTCGGTATCCGAGGGTCATCCGGACAAGGTGGCCGATCAGATCTCGGACGCCGTGCTGGATGCGATCATTGCCGAGGACCCGAACGCGCGGGTGGCCTGCGAGACGCTGGTGAAGACCGGCATGGTGATCATCGCCGGGGAGATCACCACCAGCGCCTGGATCGATCTCGAGGAGCTCACCCGGCGCACGGTCTCGGAGATCGGCTACGACAGCGCGGACGTGGGCTTCGACGGGGCCACCTGCGCGGTGCTCAACGCCATCGGCAAGCAGAGCCCGGACATCGCCCAGGGCGTGGACCGCGAGCGTGACGAGAGCCAGGGCGCGGGCGATCAGGGGATGATGTTCGGCTACGCCTGCAACGAGACCGACGTGCTCATGCCCGCGCCGATCACCTACGCCCACCGCCTGGTGCAGCGCCAGAGCGAGGTGCGCCGGCGCGGGGTGCTGCCGTGGCTGCGCCCCGACGCCAAGAGCCAGGTGACCTTCGTCTACGAGGACGGCCGCCCGGTGGCGGTGGACACGGTGGTGCTCTCCACCCAGCACGACGCCTCGATCTCCCAGGCCGACCTCAAGGAGGCGGTGATGGAGGAGATCATCCGCCCGGTGCTGCCGGCGCAGTGGCTGGGGGAGTCGACGCGGTATTTCATCAACCCCACGGGGAAGTTCGTCATCGGTGGCCCGGTGGGCGACTGCGGGCTGACCGGGCGCAAGATCATCGTCGACACCTACGGCGGCATGGCGCGCCACGGCGGCGGGGCGTTCTCGGGCAAGGACCCCTCGAAGGTGGACCGCTCGGCGGCGTATGCCGCGCGCTACGTGGCGAAGAACATCGTCGCCGCGGGGCTGGCGGACAAGTGCGAGATCCAGCTCTCCTACGCCATCGGCGTCGCCGAGCCGACCTCGATCAGTGTCGAGACCTTCGGCACCGGGCAGATCAGCGAGCAGCGCCTGGTGGAGCTGGTGCGCGAGCTCTTTGACCTGCGCCCCTTCGGCATCCTGCGCATGCTCGACCTGGTGCGCCCGATCTACCGCCCGACCTCGGTGTACGGCCACTTCGGCCGCGAGGAGGAGAGCTTCACCTGGGAGCGCACCGACAAGGCCGACACCCTGCGCCAGGCGGCGGGGCTGTAG
- a CDS encoding YeeE/YedE family protein, with amino-acid sequence MAPFDPVSALAGGVLIGLASLLLLGGLGRIAGISGILGGALGRPDADTPWRLAFLLGLPAGFVLWAWLRGELPEVHLQTGWPGMLVAGAIVGFGTRLGSGCTSGHGVCGLARLSPRSLVATVIFMLTAAATVFLIRHVIGEGA; translated from the coding sequence ATGGCGCCCTTCGACCCGGTTTCCGCCCTGGCCGGCGGCGTGCTGATCGGCCTGGCCAGCCTGCTGCTGCTCGGCGGTCTCGGCCGCATCGCGGGCATCAGCGGCATCCTTGGCGGTGCGCTTGGCCGGCCCGATGCCGATACACCCTGGCGGCTCGCCTTCCTGCTGGGTCTGCCCGCCGGCTTTGTTCTCTGGGCCTGGCTGCGCGGCGAGCTCCCCGAGGTGCACCTGCAGACGGGCTGGCCCGGAATGCTGGTCGCCGGCGCCATCGTTGGCTTCGGCACCCGCCTCGGGAGCGGTTGCACCAGCGGCCACGGCGTCTGCGGCCTCGCACGGCTCTCGCCCCGGTCCCTGGTGGCGACCGTGATCTTCATGCTTACCGCCGCCGCCACGGTGTTCCTGATCCGGCACGTCATCGGGGAGGGAGCATGA
- a CDS encoding DUF6691 family protein gives MTPRRLAPVLLAGLAGLVFGLGLAVSRMVDPARVLGFLDVAGEWDPTLAFVMAGALAVTLPAFRWLPRRQQPWLGGRFQLPTRQDVDARLVAGAMLFGVGWGIAGLCPGPALAALASGLPEVVGFVVAMAVGNAAAGRLT, from the coding sequence ATGACCCCGCGCCGGCTCGCTCCCGTGCTGCTCGCCGGCCTTGCCGGGCTCGTCTTCGGCCTGGGTCTCGCCGTCTCGCGCATGGTTGACCCGGCCCGGGTGCTTGGCTTCCTCGACGTCGCGGGGGAGTGGGATCCGACGCTGGCGTTCGTGATGGCCGGGGCGCTGGCGGTGACGCTTCCCGCCTTCCGCTGGCTCCCGCGCCGCCAACAGCCCTGGCTTGGCGGCCGGTTTCAGCTGCCCACCCGGCAGGACGTGGACGCCCGGCTCGTGGCCGGCGCGATGCTGTTCGGCGTCGGCTGGGGCATCGCGGGTCTCTGTCCGGGCCCGGCCCTTGCGGCGCTCGCCTCCGGCCTCCCGGAGGTCGTTGGCTTCGTGGTGGCGATGGCGGTGGGCAATGCGGCCGCCGGCCGGCTGACGTGA
- a CDS encoding phosphoglycerate kinase: MPVKTLDDIDVRGRRVLVREDLNVPVKHGRVTDESRLRAALPTLRRLLDADAAVMVMSHLGRPEEGHFDPDASLAPVAERLGELLGREVPLARDWLDGVEVAPGELVLCENVRFNVGEKADDETLARRMAALCDVFVMDAFGTAHRAQASTHGVARFAPEACAGPLLAAELDALGRALERPARPLVAVIGGSKVSTKLTLLERLSDKVDQLIVGGGIANTFIAAAGHPIGRSLHEPDLIGTARGLMERARAAGGEIPLPEDVVVADEVSEGARSRVCGVHEVGAGELILDVGPRTAAAYAERLRGAGTIVWNGPVGVFEIEAFGGGTRALAEAIAASDAFSIAGGGDTLAAIARYGVADSLSYISTGGGAFLEFLEGRTLPAVAVLEARGRAAS, translated from the coding sequence ATGCCCGTAAAGACCCTGGATGACATCGACGTACGCGGCCGGCGGGTGCTGGTGCGTGAGGACCTCAACGTCCCGGTGAAGCACGGCCGGGTCACCGATGAAAGCCGCCTGCGGGCAGCGCTGCCCACCCTGAGGCGCCTGCTCGACGCCGACGCCGCGGTGATGGTGATGAGTCATCTGGGGCGCCCGGAGGAGGGGCACTTCGATCCGGACGCCTCCCTGGCGCCGGTGGCGGAACGCCTGGGCGAGCTGCTCGGGCGCGAGGTGCCGCTGGCGCGGGACTGGCTGGATGGGGTCGAGGTGGCCCCCGGGGAGCTGGTGCTCTGCGAGAACGTGCGCTTCAACGTCGGCGAGAAGGCCGACGATGAGACGCTGGCCCGGCGCATGGCCGCGCTCTGCGATGTCTTCGTCATGGACGCTTTCGGCACGGCCCATCGCGCCCAGGCGTCCACTCACGGCGTGGCGCGGTTCGCGCCTGAGGCCTGCGCGGGGCCGCTGCTCGCCGCCGAGCTGGACGCCCTCGGCCGTGCGCTGGAGCGCCCGGCGCGGCCGCTGGTGGCGGTGATCGGCGGCTCCAAGGTCTCCACCAAGCTGACGCTGCTGGAGCGCCTGAGCGACAAGGTCGACCAGCTCATCGTCGGCGGCGGCATCGCCAACACCTTCATCGCCGCCGCCGGCCATCCCATCGGCCGCTCCCTGCACGAGCCGGACCTCATCGGCACGGCCCGCGGCCTCATGGAGCGGGCCCGGGCCGCCGGCGGAGAGATTCCGCTGCCGGAGGACGTGGTGGTGGCGGACGAGGTCAGCGAGGGCGCGCGCAGCCGTGTCTGCGGCGTGCACGAGGTTGGGGCCGGCGAGCTCATCCTCGACGTTGGCCCGCGTACTGCCGCCGCCTACGCCGAGCGCCTCCGCGGCGCGGGCACCATCGTCTGGAACGGTCCGGTGGGCGTATTCGAGATCGAGGCCTTCGGCGGCGGCACCCGGGCGCTGGCAGAGGCCATCGCGGCGAGTGACGCCTTCTCCATCGCGGGGGGTGGCGACACCCTTGCCGCCATTGCCCGCTATGGCGTGGCGGATTCCCTGTCCTACATTTCCACGGGAGGCGGTGCCTTTCTCGAGTTTCTCGAGGGCCGCACCCTGCCCGCGGTGGCCGTGCTCGAAGCCCGGGGCCGCGCGGCGTCCTGA
- a CDS encoding metal-sensitive transcriptional regulator, whose protein sequence is MASVPDMEDSLPARRRKRQRALLARLSRIEGQLRGVRRMIDEDSECEAVAQQLAASRKALDRAFYEMIACAMEVEALPEDSSEETRERLEALTRLLARYG, encoded by the coding sequence ATGGCAAGCGTACCTGATATGGAAGACTCCCTGCCGGCACGGCGCCGCAAGCGCCAGCGGGCGCTGCTCGCCCGGCTCTCACGCATCGAGGGTCAGCTACGCGGCGTGCGGCGCATGATCGACGAGGACAGCGAGTGCGAGGCGGTCGCCCAGCAGCTGGCGGCCTCGCGCAAGGCCCTGGATCGCGCCTTCTACGAGATGATCGCCTGCGCCATGGAGGTAGAGGCCCTGCCGGAGGACAGCAGCGAGGAGACCCGGGAGCGCCTCGAGGCGCTTACCCGGCTGCTCGCCCGCTACGGCTGA
- a CDS encoding phosphoribosylaminoimidazolesuccinocarboxamide synthase has product MPATPERLFRSELTSLPLLQRGKVRDVYAVDDDRLLVVATDRLSAFDVILPDPIPGKGAVLTRLSRFWFGRLGHHVATHLLDTPIEAVLEDPAERAQVEDRAMLVRRLTPLPVEAIARGYLIGSGWKDYQATGAVCGIALPPGLRQADRLPEPIFTPSTKAAAGDHDENVSFEAVVAAVGRETAEAIRRLTLAIYTEAAAHARDRGILIADTKFEFGHDPEGRLVWIDEALTPDSSRFWPADAWQPGSSPPSFDKQYVRDYLETLDWDKTPPAPHLPEEIVARTADKYREAERRLCGEAP; this is encoded by the coding sequence ATGCCAGCGACCCCCGAGCGCCTGTTTCGCAGCGAGCTGACCAGCCTGCCCCTGCTGCAGCGGGGCAAGGTGCGTGACGTCTACGCCGTCGACGACGATCGCCTGCTGGTGGTGGCAACCGACCGGCTCTCCGCCTTCGACGTGATCCTGCCCGACCCCATTCCAGGCAAGGGCGCCGTCCTGACCCGGCTCTCGCGCTTCTGGTTCGGCCGGCTCGGGCACCATGTTGCCACCCACCTCCTGGACACCCCGATTGAGGCGGTACTCGAGGACCCGGCGGAGCGCGCCCAGGTCGAGGACCGCGCCATGCTGGTGCGACGGCTGACCCCGCTGCCGGTGGAGGCGATTGCCCGGGGCTACCTGATTGGCTCGGGCTGGAAGGACTACCAGGCTACCGGCGCGGTCTGCGGCATCGCGCTGCCCCCGGGCCTGCGCCAGGCCGACCGCCTGCCGGAGCCGATCTTCACCCCCTCCACCAAGGCGGCAGCGGGCGATCACGACGAGAACGTGAGCTTCGAGGCGGTGGTGGCGGCCGTGGGCCGGGAGACGGCAGAGGCCATCCGCCGGCTGACCCTGGCGATCTACACCGAGGCTGCAGCCCATGCCCGGGACCGGGGCATCCTCATCGCCGACACCAAGTTCGAGTTCGGCCACGACCCGGAGGGCCGCCTGGTGTGGATCGACGAGGCCCTGACCCCGGACTCCAGCCGCTTCTGGCCCGCCGACGCGTGGCAGCCGGGCAGCTCCCCGCCGAGCTTCGACAAGCAGTACGTCCGCGACTACCTGGAGACCCTGGACTGGGACAAGACCCCGCCGGCCCCGCATCTACCCGAGGAGATCGTGGCGCGTACGGCCGACAAGTACCGCGAGGCGGAGCGTCGGCTATGCGGCGAGGCCCCATAG